A stretch of the Lolium perenne isolate Kyuss_39 chromosome 3, Kyuss_2.0, whole genome shotgun sequence genome encodes the following:
- the LOC127343331 gene encoding two pore calcium channel protein 1, translated as MSGAEAPLITEDAPERGAPSSGSRLGAVGAQGSKKYRRRSDALAYGDRYQKAAALVDLAEDGVGIPEDVLNDTRFERAMGFYFVYLRFDWVWSLNLFALILLNFLEKPLWCRKDAEHACDQRDLYFLGQLPYFSKTESLIYEGITLVILALDIFCPLSYEGLNIFWKSTINKLKILLLFILACDILVFAFSAQPFRVAPYIRVALLIMTIRELRMCAITLYGLIGTYLNVLALSLLFLLFASWLAYVTFEDTLQGKTIFSSYGETLYQMFVLFTTSNNPDVWVPAYKISRWYSLFFIVYVLLGVYFLTNLILAVIYDSFKEQFGKQLVQMDSIRKSILEKAFGLIDTAGQGYLDREQCISLLNELNKYRSLPKTSREDFELIFTELDRSGDFKVTPEEFDDLCNTIAIKFQKEPPPSYLEKFPFYQSPLCESLKSFVRSRQFDYIIIFVLLMNLVAVIIETTLDIENSSSQELWQEVEFFLGWIYVAEMGLKIFSFGFGAYWMEGQNKFDFVLTWTIFIGETLTFAFPSKLSFLSNGEWIRYLLLGRVLRLTRILLQVQRFRAFVATFLTLMSSLMPYLGIVFCVLCMYCSIGLQIFGGIVYAGNPILEETDLFNNDYLLFNFNDYPSGMVTLFNLLVMGNWQVWMESYRQLTGSSWSLIYFVSFYLISILLLLNLIVAFVLEAFFAEMELEKVGETDIQNPTTGGTRRSRSMRSKGNTVDILLHHMLCNE; from the exons ATGAGTGGAGCGGAGGCGCCTCTCATCACCGAGGACGCGCCGGAGCGGGGCGCGCCGTCCTCCGGCAGCCGCCTCGGCGCCGTCGGCGCGCAGGGCTCCAAGAAGTACCGCAGGCGCTCCGACGCGCTAGCCTACGGCGACCGCTACCAGAAGGCGGCCGCTCTCGTCGACCTC GCAGAAGATGGTGTTGGTATCCCCGAGGATGTCTTGAATGACACAAGGTTCGAGAGGGCTATGGGGTTCTATTTTGTGTATCTCCGGTTCGACTGGGTGTGGTCACTCAACCTATTTGCTTTGATTCTCTTGAATTTTCTCGAG AAACCTCTGTGGTGCCGGAAAGATGCTGAACATGCTTGTGATCAAAGGGATCTTTACTTTCTCGGGCAGTTGCCGTACTTCAGCAAAACTGAATCGCTTATCTATGAG GGGATTACACTTGTTATTCTTGCACTGGATATCTTTTGTCCACTTTCTTATGAAGGTCTAAATATTTTCTGGAAAAGCACCATCAATAAGTTGAAG ATTCTTCTTCTCTTCATCTTAGCATGTGACATACTGGTGTTTGCCTTCAGTGCCCAACCTTTCAGAGTAGCTCCATACATCCGCGTAGCGCTTCTAATCATGACTATCAG GGAATTGCGAATGTGTGCTATTACACTGTACGGCCTTATTGGGACATACCTTAATGTTTTG GCCCTCTCTCTGTTGTTCCTCTTATTTGCAAGCTGGCTAGCTTATGTAACGTTTGAGGACACTCTACAAGGAAAGACCATTTTTTCATCATACGGCGAAACACTGTATCAAATGTTTGTCCTCTTCACCACCTCTAATAATCCTGACGTTTGGGTCCCTGCTTACAA GATATCTCGCTGGTATTCTCTATTTTTTATTGTCTACGTGCTTCTGGGAGTTTATTTCCTGACAAACTTGATTCTTGCTGTCATCTATGATAGCTTTAAGGAGCAG TTTGGGAAGCAACTTGTTCAAATGGACTCTATAAGGAAAAGTATATTAGAGAAGGCATTTGGTCTTATCGACACTGCC GGTCAGGGTTACCTCGACAGGGAGCAGTGCATATCATTACTTAATGAGCTGAACAAGTACAG GTCCTTACCTAAAACCTCAAGGGAAGATTTTGAATTAATATTTACTGAGCTCGATCGTAGTGGTGATTTCAAG GTTACCCCCGAAGAATTTGATGACCTATGCAATACTATTGCGATAAAATTTCAGAAAGAACCACCA CCTTCTTATCTGGAAAAGTTTCCATTCTACCAATCGCCACTATGTGAAAGTCTAAAATCTTTTGTGCGGAGCCGCCAGTTTGATTACATTATTATATTTGTTCTTCTGATGAACTTAGTGGCTGTCATTATTGAAACAACG CTTGATATAGAAAACAGCTCCTCACAGGAATTGTGGCAGGAAGTTGAGTTTTTTCTTG GATGGATTTATGTAGCCGAGATGGGACTGAAAATATTTTCATTTGGATTTGGTGCTTATTGGATGGAAGGCCAAAACAAGTTTGATTTTGTGCTTACTTGGACTATAT TTATTGGAGAGACTCTAACTTTTGCCTTCCCTTCAAAGCTTTCTTTTCTTTCAAATGGAGAATG GATTCGGTATCTTCTCCTTGGAAGAGTGTTGCGTTTAACAAGAATTTTGCTGCAAGTTCAACGTTTCAGAGCATTTGTTGCAACATTCCTTACTCTGATGTCTAGTTTGATGCCATACTTGGGGATTGTATTCTGTGTTCTTTGCATGTACTGCTCAATTGGTTTGCAG ATTTTTGGGGGCATTGTGTATGCAGGAAACCCGATACTCGAAGAAACTGACCTCTTCAATAATGA CTATCTCCTTTTTAACTTCAATGACTATCCAAGTGGTATGGTAACTCTCTTCAATTTGTTAGTGATGGGCAATTGGCAAGTATGGATGGAG agctacaggcaactgactggaagTTCTTGGAGCCTGATTTATTTTGTCAGCTTTTACCTTATATCAATATTACTGCTGCTTAATCTG ATTGTAGCATTTGTGTTGGAGGCATTTTTTGCCGAGATGGAACTGGAGAAAGTTGGAGAGACTGATATCCAG AATCCTACAACTGGAGGAACAAGAAGATCCCGGTCTATGCG GTCAAAGGGTAACACAGTTGATATTCTTCTGCACCATATGCTGTGCAACGAATGA
- the LOC127343333 gene encoding small ribosomal subunit protein bS20c — MATATSPLLSLSSLSASLPSPVRAPASLSLRALAPQARLSTSYAAFPIGGFGNSASTGRWRRRGLEVVCAEPPKTGRQPDSVKKRERQNDVHRIRNHARKAEMRTRMKKVFRALEKLRKKADAQPEEIIEIEKMISEAYKAIDKTVKVGAMHRNTGDHRKSRLARRKKAIEILRGWYVPNAEPAATAA, encoded by the exons ATGGCCACCGCCACCTCCCCgctcctctccctctcttcccTCTCCGCCTCCCTCCCTTCCCCCGTCCGGGCGCCCGCCTCCCTCTCCCTCCGCGCCCTCGCCCCGCAGGCCCGTCTTTCGACCTCCTACGCCGCCTTCCCCATCG GTGGGTTCGGGAACTCGGCGTCTACGggaaggtggaggaggagggggctTGAGGTGGTGTGCGCCGAACCGCCCAAGACGGGAAGACAGCCGGACTCGGTCAAGAAGAGGGAGCGCCAGAATGACGTGCACCGCATCCGCAACCATGCCCGCAAGGCTGAGATGCGCACCCGGATGAAGAAG GTTTTCAGAGCCCTTGAGAAGCTCAGGAAGAAGGCCGACGCCCAACCTGAAGAAATCATTGAAATAGAGAAAATGATTTCCGAGGCATACAAGGCCATCGACAAGACAGTGAAGGTTGGTGCCATGCACAGGAATACTGGAGACCATCGCAAGTCCAGGCTGGCAAGGAGGAAGAAGGCGATCGAGATACTCCGTGGTTGGTATGTTCCAAATGCTGAACCTGCTGCTACTGCTGCCTAG
- the LOC127343334 gene encoding transcription factor-like protein DPB: MAPPSGDASPAGPAALDLAVVHILEASSLPPLPERGGNAAPRKEECEKNKDRKEKGGAPRITGWGLREYSKIVCEKVEAKGRTTYNEVADEIYSELKSMEHIGQGFDEKNIRRRVYDAFNVLIALRVIAKEKKEIKWMGLSNYRIEKMKKLEEVRRELTNRVRNKKRLLQEIEKQFDDLQHIKSRNQTLQRSAENANGIRLPFVLVKTSRKATVEIEISEDSKFVRFEFNGAPFTLHDDLSILEGVRRKKELALAPLIRD, translated from the exons ATGGCGCCTCCCAGCGGCGATGCTTCTCCGGCTGGTCCCGCCGCACTGGACCTGGCCGTCGTGCACATTCTCGAAGCTTCCAGTCTCCCTCCGCTTCCCGAACG CGGCGGCAATGCGGCCCCAAGGAAGGAGGAGTGCGAGAAGAATAAGGATAGGAAGGAGAAGGGTGGGGCACCGAGGATCACCGGTTGGGGGCTTCGCGAGTACAGCAAGATAG TTTGTGAGAAAGTTGAAGCCAAAGGAAGAACAACATACAATGAG GTTGCAGATGAAATTTATTCTGAGCTGAAGTCCATGGAACATATTGGTCAAGGG TTTGATGAGAAAAATATTAGGAGGAGAGTGTATGATGCTTTCAATGTTCTCATTGCACTTCGAGTTATTGCCAAAGAAAAAAAGGAGATAAAGTGGATGGGCCTTtcgaattacagaatcgagaagatGAAGAAGTTGGAG GAAGTTCGCAGAGAACTCACAAATAGGGTTAGGAACAAGAAGAGACTCCTCCAGGAAATTGAAAAACAG TTTGATGACCTCCAACATATCAAGTCGCGTAATCAGACACTACAGCGCTCAGCAGAGAATGCTAATGGCATCCGCCTTCCTTTCGTATTGGTCAAG ACATCTCGAAAAGCAACGGTGGAAATTGAGATTTCAGAAGACTCAAAGTTTGTCCGTTTCGAATTCAATGG TGCACCATTCACATTGCATGATGATCTCTCAATCCTTGAAGGGGTCAGGCGTAAGAAAGAACTGGCATTGGCACCCCTCATTAGAGATTGA